In the Balaenoptera ricei isolate mBalRic1 chromosome 1, mBalRic1.hap2, whole genome shotgun sequence genome, TCCAACCAAACAGGGCAAGGTGAGTAGGTAGGCATTTTGGAACACATTCTCCCTGATCCTTCTCCTTTCTCAATCCTAGTGGAGGGAAGAAGGCCCAGGGATTGGTGGTGGAGGTAGTGGGAAAGACCTGAAAATGAAGGAAGCTGTGGAAATGGAAAGCAAGCCTGGAAGAAGGGTGGTAGTGGCAGCAGCAATGGTGACACACGGCCAGGGGATACAGAAGAGCCTGAAGATGTCTGGCCTTTGAAGCAGCAGCTGTCTTTGTACATCAGCAGTTCCTGTGGGCAGAGCCACTAAGAGGGGGCCCTCTAGGAATGCCTGCCACAGGGAAATCCTCTGCCTTTCTGGTCAGGGGGCCTGGCTTCCTTGCTCTCTCTTTCCACCTGCCAGACACATGGGTCCAGTGGCGGCTGCTACTCCATTCCCTCATCTCAGGGTAGGGGTGATGAGAAAGGGGTAGGGGCTTTTAggttacaatatatccttataatgGAAATACCATGCAGCCAATAGAACTGATGACATAGAAGGTATACCTGACATAGAAGAGTGTTATAgtatattaagtttaaaaagcaCCTATCCTAGTCTGAAGACCATGGAAACTGCAAAAGAGCAGGAAATGCTTCTGGTTCCAGAGGAAAAGAGTGGCAAAAGTAACGAGAAGAGCCAGATTTTTTGCTATCACCCTCGCCTATAAGTCCCCATTTCACCAGCCCAGTTGCACCCCCCTTACCCATCATGAGCAGTGTCAAAAGCAAGCTGCTGATCTCTTGCAGCATCGGTGGGCCCAGGACCAGCAGCAACCCAGCTAGCAGTTCCAGCCAGCCCACAGCCACCTGGTAGCTCCCGGGATCTGGCTGGTAGCCGAACACCTTCAGCGGAAACACCTCAGCGAACTGCACGAACAGGGCTTTCTAGGGGCGGCAGGGAGTGCCTGTCAGCCATAGTCACCAAGGATCCGCTGCCCAGATGCTCCACAGCGGCATTCTGTGCCAGTGCCCTCAACTCCCCCAGCAAAGGAGATACTACTCTAGGCCAGGTCCAGGGCTAAGGTCAGCCAGCCTGGAAAGGAGAGGGCCTCCCTGGGGGGCTGAGCTTTGGAATCACAAAACAGGCTTTACGCTCCAAGAAGGGTGGGGTGGTGGTACAGAGATGGACTGATTTTCTCACCAGATTACAACCCAACCCCAAATTCCGGGAAGAGGAAGCTAGGCTTGGGCTTTCTCATCTAGTGCCAAGGCCTTGGGAACCCTgccacttctctttctttctgtttggCCTGGTTTCTCTTCAGGCTACTATGCAGGGAATATTTGGTGAGGAGGAAGGGAATGGAAGGGGAGATTCTTGTTCATTAAACAGATTCTACTCAATATCGTATGCTGGGACCTGGATCTCATTGCAGTAGATAGAAGGGGAGTTGAGGGGGTCAAAGTGAGTGACTCACCTCGCTTGCTAAGTCAAGCTCTGTCCTGGGCCACATGACAACTTCACCTGGACCCTTAGGTTGGCTACCTTtgctggctctcccacctcagctcTACCTCCCCTACTCAGTGCTCTAAGGAAGAAACTCTAAGCTGTCTGGTTCTGAGGATGTACTTCCCCAAACAACCCACCACCCTAAGCCAGGCCTGGGAGAAGGAAACTAGCAGAGATCTAGAAGTCTGGCTTATTTGAGGGACTGGGCAGATTGGTGTCTAGAAGGACATGACAACTTTCCAGAGAGTCTGGAACTAGACAGGAAGTCGAAGGGCGACTTCTAGGCCTCCCTCTCAGGCTCCGGGAAGGGCTCTCTGGATTCTAAGTTAGGAGAGTGTCTAAAGTTTGGGTCCTGCTTCTtgactagctgtgtaacctttaGCAGATACACTTCACCTTCAGGGCAGGTTTCCTACCCTGACAAGCTGGGATTAATAAACCCCTGCCTCATGAACCCCCCCAAGAACCCCCCAAGAACTCAAGCAAAGGAAGGAGGGCAGAAAGGGAGCTcggtccctctccctccccaaggGTCCCAGAGCATTCCTCCTCGGCTCAAGATTTGCCTGGGGCCAAAAATGCCCGAATGGAAGGGAATGTGACCGTCCCCTTCCAGGGAAAATCCAGAGAACTCGGAGGAACTCCCGAGGCAGGGGCCCACGTCTAAGGAGCTGTCCAGGTGCTCCCCCCGGCTCTAGCGCCGTCTGGCCCGAAGACAGGAGGGTCCGCGGGGCGCGcgcgggcgggcggggcgggggccggcCGGGCACCTGGGTAATGGCCGGGGTCGCAGCCCCCGCCGCCGTGCGGCTAGTCCCCCGCCCAACCGCCCGCCGCCCACCCCGCGCCGCTCACCATCTGCTCAGACACCGGAGCCGAGATCTGCTCCGAGAGCTTGGCCGCCCCCGTGAGCGCGAAGAAGCCGCCCAACAGTACGCGCAGAGCGGCGAGCGGGAGCGCCATGGCCACGCAGGCCTCCGGGACGCGCCCGCCCCAGGGTGGGCCCCGCCGAAAACCCGCCCCCTACCGCCCGTCCGTTTCCTCCCTCCCGGGGCGGCCGGAAGACCTGCGCCAGAGCCGCCGCTCCTCGCCCCCTAGGGGGTTGCCGCCCTCTTTTGGGCCAGCACGGGCTGAGGGAGGAGACGGCGCTTGGACAGGGCAGCCCCATCtcacagatggggacactgaggcccactTGCTCTTAACTAAACGGGCCCCTCCGAATTCAGGGAGTCTCCCAGCTAATATGgacagagtaaaatcaaacatgGGTATATGGACGTGACGTGAAGAGTTCTGTTATGGTCAAAAGACGTTGCGCGGcggaggggggcgggggtggggtaggggggtaggggaggagggAGTCGCTCCTGCCCTTGCCACACTAGCTTGGCGATCTGAGCTGTCACCTAACCTCTGCGGGCCTCAGTAGCGTCtgcatctgtaaatggggataatccCGTATCAGTTCTGAGCCTATAGGaggcctagcacaatgcctggcacatgttaAGAGCTCAGAATTATTTGTAAATTAGTAAATTTatgaaattattaagaataaatcaataactagtaatttttaaataaattgttctTTTCTATCATTGCCTGAAATATATTTTCCCTCTAATATCTCTCAGctgaaattaaaatgtgaaagGTGTTTGAAAATTCAGATTCTTACAGCCATGGGTAGAGAGGCTTTCACTGAACAAACACCCTACAGGCCACTCCTGGCCCATCTGCTTTTACCTGGAAATCTATCTAGACCTGGATGAGAAAACTATGA is a window encoding:
- the TMEM35B gene encoding transmembrane protein 35B — protein: MALPLAALRVLLGGFFALTGAAKLSEQISAPVSEQMKALFVQFAEVFPLKVFGYQPDPGSYQVAVGWLELLAGLLLVLGPPMLQEISSLLLTLLMMGAIFTLVSLKESLNTCIPAIVCLGLLLLLDIC